A region from the Paraburkholderia flagellata genome encodes:
- a CDS encoding ExbD/TolR family protein — MGMNVSSGGGSSEPEVMVDINTTPLIDVMLVLLIMLIITIPIQMHAVKMNLPVGNPPPPAVQPEVVQIDIDFDGTMTWNGTPVPDQATLERKFAQVAAEPDQAEIHLRPNRLAPYKDVAEVMAAAQREGATKIGLIGNEQYMQ, encoded by the coding sequence ATGGGTATGAACGTATCGTCGGGCGGCGGCAGCAGCGAACCCGAAGTGATGGTGGACATCAACACCACGCCGCTGATCGACGTGATGCTGGTGTTGCTGATCATGCTGATCATCACCATTCCGATCCAGATGCACGCGGTCAAGATGAATCTGCCTGTGGGCAATCCGCCACCGCCGGCCGTGCAGCCGGAGGTGGTGCAGATCGACATCGACTTCGACGGCACCATGACCTGGAACGGCACACCGGTGCCCGACCAGGCGACGCTGGAGCGGAAGTTCGCGCAGGTCGCGGCCGAACCGGATCAGGCGGAAATTCACCTGCGTCCGAACCGGCTTGCGCCGTACAAGGACGTGGCCGAAGTAATGGCGGCGGCGCAGCGCGAAGGCGCGACGAAGATCGGCTTGATCGGCAACGAACAGTACATGCAATGA
- a CDS encoding MotA/TolQ/ExbB proton channel family protein, whose product MKKRSYAALAASMLIAVATVDTFVAPQLANAQASATTAVASATATAADAAPSPAASADQPAPPPAPATSQTVTNPYGLGALWKNGDFVARFVLLLLVVMSMGSWYIMITKFFEQFRANRRAKSADEQLWSAPSLAEGAKQLEESSPFRFIAETAIEAGEHHDEALLEAVDRNTWIDVSVERAITNVSNRLQDGLAFLGTVGSTAPFVGLFGTVWGIYHALTAIGIAGQASIDKVAGPVGEALIMTAIGLGVAVPAVLGYNFLVRRNKAVMERVRGFGAQLHTVLLAGGKRVGRTAPRAAVMAD is encoded by the coding sequence ATGAAAAAGCGTTCGTACGCCGCACTCGCGGCAAGCATGTTGATCGCCGTAGCCACGGTCGATACCTTTGTCGCACCGCAGCTCGCCAACGCGCAGGCTAGTGCCACCACGGCCGTCGCGTCAGCGACCGCCACAGCGGCCGACGCCGCGCCATCACCCGCCGCGAGTGCGGACCAGCCCGCGCCGCCCCCGGCACCGGCCACCTCGCAGACGGTCACGAACCCGTACGGCCTCGGCGCGCTCTGGAAGAACGGCGACTTCGTCGCTCGCTTTGTGCTGTTGCTGCTCGTGGTGATGTCGATGGGCAGCTGGTACATCATGATCACCAAGTTCTTCGAGCAGTTCCGCGCCAACCGTCGTGCGAAGAGCGCAGACGAGCAGCTCTGGAGCGCGCCGTCGCTCGCAGAAGGCGCAAAGCAGCTCGAGGAGTCGTCGCCGTTCCGGTTCATCGCGGAAACCGCGATCGAGGCTGGCGAGCATCACGACGAAGCGCTGCTCGAAGCGGTCGATCGAAACACGTGGATCGACGTTTCGGTCGAGCGCGCGATCACCAACGTGTCGAACCGCCTGCAGGACGGCCTGGCATTCCTCGGCACCGTGGGCTCGACCGCGCCGTTTGTCGGTCTGTTCGGTACGGTGTGGGGCATCTATCACGCGCTGACGGCCATCGGTATTGCAGGTCAGGCTTCGATCGACAAAGTCGCGGGCCCGGTCGGCGAAGCGCTCATCATGACTGCCATCGGTCTGGGCGTGGCCGTGCCGGCGGTGCTCGGCTACAACTTCCTCGTGCGACGTAACAAGGCGGTGATGGAGCGTGTCCGCGGCTTCGGCGCGCAACTGCATACGGTCCTGCTGGCTGGCGGCAAGCGCGTCGGGCGCACCGCGCCGCGCGCCGCCGTCATGGCCGACTGA
- a CDS encoding ABC transporter permease translates to MSSSTPASSSTAWTADSAAVPHAPSVSPWRRTWRRFRAQPLGYWSLIIFVTLFAISMLGEELANDRPLVVRYDGQYYFPIVKDYPETIFGGDFPARTNYLDPYIRQRLESNGNFAIYPANHFHYDTIDYFAARPYPSAPSATNWLGTDQFGRDVLSRLLYGFRLSVLMALALTVSGVALGVLTGAVQGFHGGRTDLIGQRLIEIWSSMPDLYLLIIFASIFEPTLWLLFILLSMFGWLVLSDYVRAEFLRNRSLDYVKAARTMGLSNWQIMWRHVLPNSLTPVITFLPFRMSAAILSLTSLDFLGLGVPPPTPSLGELLQEGKNNLEAWWISLSAFAALVITLLLLTFMGDALRNALDTRTRGSAFGGGK, encoded by the coding sequence ATGTCCTCGTCGACCCCCGCATCCAGTTCCACCGCCTGGACCGCTGATTCCGCGGCCGTTCCGCACGCGCCATCGGTCTCGCCATGGCGCCGCACGTGGCGCCGATTTCGCGCGCAGCCGCTCGGCTACTGGAGTCTTATCATCTTCGTCACGCTGTTTGCGATCAGCATGCTCGGCGAAGAGCTCGCAAATGACCGGCCGCTCGTCGTGCGTTACGACGGTCAATACTACTTCCCGATCGTCAAGGACTATCCGGAGACGATTTTCGGTGGCGACTTCCCGGCGAGGACTAACTATCTCGACCCGTATATTCGGCAACGGCTGGAGTCGAACGGCAATTTTGCAATCTATCCGGCCAATCATTTTCATTACGACACGATCGACTACTTCGCGGCGCGACCGTATCCGTCCGCGCCCTCGGCGACAAACTGGCTTGGGACCGATCAGTTCGGCCGCGACGTGCTTTCGCGATTGCTCTACGGCTTCCGGCTTTCGGTGCTGATGGCCCTGGCGCTAACGGTTTCCGGCGTCGCATTGGGCGTGTTGACGGGCGCGGTGCAGGGCTTTCATGGAGGACGCACCGATCTCATCGGGCAACGGCTCATCGAAATCTGGAGTTCGATGCCGGACCTCTATCTGCTCATTATCTTCGCCTCGATCTTCGAGCCTACGCTTTGGTTGCTGTTTATCCTGCTTTCAATGTTTGGATGGCTTGTACTTTCCGATTACGTACGCGCTGAGTTCCTGCGCAACCGCTCGCTAGACTACGTGAAGGCGGCGCGAACGATGGGCCTCTCGAACTGGCAGATCATGTGGCGCCACGTCCTGCCCAACAGCCTGACGCCGGTCATCACGTTCCTGCCTTTTCGCATGAGTGCGGCCATTCTCTCGCTCACGAGTCTCGACTTCCTCGGGCTGGGCGTGCCGCCACCTACGCCGAGCCTTGGCGAGCTGCTGCAAGAGGGCAAGAACAATCTCGAAGCGTGGTGGATCTCGCTTTCGGCTTTCGCGGCGCTCGTGATTACGCTGCTGTTGCTGACGTTCATGGGCGACGCACTGCGTAACGCACTCGATACGCGTACGCGTGGCTCGGCATTCGGCGGAGGTAAATAA
- a CDS encoding tetratricopeptide repeat protein — MSIPYRYKKAVVALAVTGLSALAMMPTAAQAADTLRPDVAKPLNDAQNLYRAHHYEDALNKIAQAAAVPNKTPYETYMVEEMRGAAAMAAGQNGVAAQAYESLLASGQLKGEDAQRTTAALAGIYFQQKNYAQAIKVAQCYQKAGGSDPQMATLLVESYYLSGDYVSATRLLNASVEAQVRGGHTPDEAQLQLLGTCAQHANDQEAYRGALEKLVAYHPKQSYWDDLLHAIRSKPGYLGTLDLDTYRLRRATGSLSSANDYMEMTQLAIVAGSTAEGKQIIDQGFASGVLGHDAGADRERRLQALAATRASAAPDPANPVAPFDAAFNQVYAGQAKQGLATMESLIEKGGLDHQDLARLRLGEAYFASGDKARAVQAFKAVKGNDGSADLAQLWILVASKP; from the coding sequence ATGAGCATTCCTTATCGATACAAGAAGGCGGTGGTTGCGCTCGCGGTGACCGGCTTGTCGGCGCTGGCCATGATGCCAACAGCGGCGCAGGCCGCGGACACGCTGCGTCCCGACGTGGCGAAGCCGCTGAACGATGCGCAGAATCTGTACCGCGCGCACCACTACGAGGACGCGCTCAACAAGATTGCACAGGCCGCGGCCGTTCCGAACAAGACGCCGTACGAAACGTACATGGTCGAGGAGATGCGGGGCGCTGCCGCCATGGCGGCGGGCCAGAACGGCGTGGCGGCGCAGGCGTATGAATCGCTGCTCGCGAGCGGGCAGCTCAAGGGCGAGGACGCGCAGCGCACGACGGCGGCGCTCGCGGGCATCTACTTCCAGCAGAAGAACTATGCCCAGGCCATCAAGGTCGCACAGTGCTACCAAAAGGCGGGCGGCAGCGATCCCCAGATGGCCACCCTGCTGGTCGAGTCGTACTATCTCTCGGGCGACTACGTCAGCGCGACGCGCCTGCTGAATGCGAGCGTCGAAGCCCAGGTGCGCGGTGGCCATACGCCGGACGAGGCGCAGTTGCAGCTGCTCGGCACGTGCGCTCAGCATGCAAACGACCAGGAAGCCTACCGCGGCGCGCTAGAAAAGCTCGTGGCCTATCACCCGAAGCAGTCGTATTGGGATGACCTGTTGCACGCGATTCGCAGCAAGCCCGGCTATCTCGGCACACTCGATCTGGACACGTATCGCCTGCGCCGCGCGACGGGTTCACTGTCGAGCGCCAACGACTACATGGAGATGACGCAACTGGCGATCGTTGCGGGCTCCACGGCAGAGGGCAAGCAAATCATCGATCAGGGTTTTGCGTCTGGCGTGCTGGGTCACGATGCCGGGGCCGATCGCGAACGTCGCCTGCAGGCACTAGCGGCGACGCGTGCCAGTGCTGCGCCCGACCCAGCCAATCCCGTCGCACCGTTCGATGCGGCTTTCAATCAGGTGTATGCGGGGCAAGCGAAGCAGGGTCTCGCGACCATGGAATCGCTCATTGAGAAGGGTGGCCTTGATCACCAGGACTTAGCGCGACTTCGCCTCGGCGAGGCTTACTTTGCCTCGGGAGACAAAGCGCGTGCGGTCCAGGCTTTCAAGGCGGTCAAGGGCAACGATGGCAGCGCTGATCTGGCGCAGCTCTGGATACTGGTGGCGTCGAAGCCATGA
- a CDS encoding TonB-dependent receptor domain-containing protein: MKQRALAVAIRRIIWAELAFSAAFSVSAFAQSQPVTNGGAAVAADNATAAAAAPQSGASAQTGAASTGSAAATTGSNTTVKQMKKFEVTGSLIRQSDKTGFQQVQTISQKDIQNSGATTVADYLRTVSANSANSWSEGQAGNFAAGAAGIALRGLSEKYTLVLVDGQRVAPFAFYSNSTDSFFDLNTIPLNAIDRIEIVKTGAVSQYGSDAIAGVVNIITKHDFRGLQFDGSYGSSVSDGGGNGTTKFGVLAGFGDLNADRFNVTASASVYHSAGSTLADRDSTAAQDFTDKPGGLSLLAPSYWQTGPNTAQALSGCPYGGSVHPAGSNFLGAAAGLGGTVCAFNTANGMSIAPETTRASVKVHADFKVDDTTTAFADLWESYNQTTTNDGLWNNIVGSPQTPTLTYTPGVGLTPFNNVVPASNRYNPYGVATPLTYSFPNTVAEETYANFWRASTGIRGSFTVPKYGDWDWSTSYSHSQSNVSNTYTNQLNTAALNNIYQNGTFNFANPSSTPNGLNGLYMDANNQGISKLDTVDATLATPNLYHLPTGDIGVGFGAQFLHQSEVINPGAEFSQGLVANPMLQTVNGQRNVAAVYYQVDVPIIHNLTFSQSGRYDHYSDFGGAFSPRFALRYQPVKELTMYGSYNRGFRAPTFVENSTSQTLGIQQSATGTVTTITEGNPNLQPERTRNINLGFQTSPTRTTDFGFDWYKIRVDHVIGEAASPSQVVTNAQGQVVYEVFPYENLGYLDTNGFEGTFRQSLPTKAGTFTLSADWAYVKDFTLGQSTGPINGAGNNYTITQPFGGSFPRWKGNTTIDWAYHGWNAALTWQFTGPYAQTLSVAAPTPVADKVGSYSQFNLMVTYTGIKHWTIYGGVNNIFNRTPPFDPIFASSALDQTGYDTSLYNYIGRFAQIGATYKF, from the coding sequence GTGAAACAAAGAGCATTGGCTGTGGCCATTCGAAGAATAATCTGGGCTGAACTGGCGTTTTCGGCGGCGTTTTCCGTATCAGCATTTGCGCAGAGTCAGCCCGTGACTAACGGCGGTGCGGCGGTCGCGGCAGATAATGCGACCGCGGCAGCGGCGGCGCCGCAATCGGGCGCGAGCGCGCAAACGGGTGCGGCCAGTACAGGCAGCGCGGCGGCCACGACCGGGAGCAACACAACCGTCAAGCAGATGAAGAAGTTCGAAGTCACCGGTTCGCTGATCCGGCAATCGGACAAGACGGGCTTCCAGCAGGTGCAAACGATCAGTCAGAAGGACATCCAGAACAGCGGCGCAACGACTGTGGCCGACTATTTGCGTACGGTCTCGGCCAACTCCGCCAATAGCTGGAGCGAAGGCCAGGCGGGCAACTTCGCAGCCGGCGCGGCGGGTATCGCCTTGCGCGGCTTGAGCGAGAAGTACACCCTCGTTCTCGTCGACGGTCAGCGCGTTGCACCGTTCGCCTTCTATTCGAACAGCACCGACAGTTTCTTCGACCTCAATACCATCCCGCTTAACGCGATCGATCGCATCGAGATCGTGAAAACCGGCGCCGTGTCGCAATACGGCTCGGACGCCATTGCGGGCGTGGTTAACATCATCACGAAGCACGATTTCCGCGGCCTTCAGTTCGACGGCAGCTACGGCAGTTCGGTGAGCGACGGCGGCGGAAACGGTACGACGAAGTTCGGCGTTCTGGCGGGCTTCGGCGACCTCAATGCGGACCGCTTCAACGTCACCGCATCCGCGAGCGTCTATCACTCGGCGGGCTCGACGCTGGCCGACCGCGACTCCACGGCGGCGCAGGACTTCACGGACAAGCCGGGCGGCCTCTCGCTGCTCGCGCCGTCCTATTGGCAAACAGGTCCCAACACGGCGCAGGCATTGAGCGGGTGCCCATACGGCGGCTCCGTCCACCCGGCCGGCAGCAATTTCCTGGGCGCGGCTGCGGGGCTGGGCGGCACGGTGTGCGCCTTCAACACCGCCAACGGCATGTCGATCGCACCGGAGACGACGCGCGCGAGCGTGAAGGTCCACGCTGACTTCAAGGTCGACGATACGACGACTGCCTTTGCCGATCTGTGGGAAAGCTACAACCAGACGACCACGAACGACGGTCTCTGGAACAACATCGTCGGCAGCCCGCAAACGCCGACGCTGACCTATACACCGGGCGTCGGTCTGACGCCGTTCAACAACGTCGTCCCGGCAAGCAATCGGTACAACCCGTATGGCGTGGCGACGCCGCTCACCTATTCGTTCCCGAATACCGTGGCAGAAGAGACGTACGCGAACTTTTGGCGCGCGTCCACGGGCATTCGCGGTTCGTTCACTGTGCCGAAGTATGGGGACTGGGACTGGTCGACTTCGTACAGCCACTCTCAGAGCAACGTCTCGAACACCTACACGAACCAGCTCAACACAGCGGCGCTCAATAACATCTACCAGAACGGCACGTTCAACTTCGCCAATCCGTCCTCTACGCCGAATGGCTTGAACGGCCTGTACATGGATGCGAACAACCAGGGCATTTCGAAGCTCGATACGGTTGACGCGACGCTGGCCACGCCGAACCTGTACCATCTGCCCACGGGCGATATCGGTGTCGGCTTCGGCGCGCAGTTCCTGCACCAGAGCGAAGTCATCAACCCGGGCGCAGAGTTTTCCCAAGGCCTCGTGGCGAACCCGATGCTGCAGACCGTCAACGGCCAGCGCAATGTCGCGGCGGTGTACTACCAGGTCGATGTGCCCATCATCCACAACCTGACGTTCAGTCAGTCGGGCCGATACGACCACTATAGCGACTTCGGGGGCGCGTTCTCGCCACGCTTCGCGCTGCGCTACCAGCCCGTCAAGGAGCTGACGATGTACGGCTCCTATAACCGCGGCTTCCGCGCACCGACATTCGTCGAGAACAGCACTTCGCAGACGCTCGGTATCCAGCAGTCGGCCACCGGTACGGTTACCACGATCACCGAGGGCAATCCGAACTTGCAGCCGGAGCGCACGCGCAACATCAACCTAGGCTTCCAGACGTCGCCGACGCGCACGACCGATTTCGGCTTCGACTGGTACAAGATCCGTGTCGATCACGTCATCGGCGAGGCGGCTTCGCCGTCGCAGGTCGTGACGAATGCACAAGGCCAGGTGGTTTATGAAGTTTTCCCGTACGAGAACCTCGGCTACCTCGACACGAACGGCTTCGAAGGCACCTTCCGTCAGTCGTTGCCGACGAAGGCCGGCACGTTCACGCTGTCGGCCGACTGGGCGTACGTGAAGGACTTCACGCTGGGGCAGTCCACGGGCCCGATCAACGGTGCGGGCAACAACTACACGATCACGCAGCCGTTCGGCGGCAGCTTCCCGCGCTGGAAAGGCAATACGACGATCGACTGGGCATATCACGGCTGGAACGCGGCGCTCACGTGGCAGTTCACTGGCCCGTATGCGCAGACGTTGTCGGTGGCGGCGCCCACGCCCGTCGCCGACAAGGTGGGCTCGTACAGCCAGTTCAACTTGATGGTCACCTACACGGGCATCAAGCACTGGACGATCTACGGTGGCGTCAACAACATCTTCAACCGCACGCCTCCGTTCGATCCGATCTTTGCCAGCAGTGCGCTCGACCAGACTGGCTACGACACGTCGCTGTACAACTATATCGGCCGTTTCGCGCAGATCGGAGCGACGTACAAGTTCTGA
- a CDS encoding extracellular solute-binding protein — translation MALAVGVGMLATPLAHAATALAQYDQPKYASGFTHFEYADPDAPSNGVLSFENYNEFQSYDSLNPFLVRGAPAPDIQNLMFDTLMQRSWDELASEYPLIADNVEVAADLSSATFHINPAARFSNGDPITAADVKYSFDTLTSPQASPLFNAQFSVIKNAVVMNPSTIRFEFRRAERDAPLIAGDLPIFSPKWGMKPDGTRIPFDQLSNVPPIASGAYLIAERKNDKQIAYRRNPAYWAVNLPTRRGMYHFERITFKLYLDLYTQLEAFKAGDADVHVEDSATQWARKYVGKNFRNGMLKQTNFPDGPAQMQGMLFNLRKPMFQDVRVRHALSLAFDYDWMNRMMFYGQYLRLHSYFEASPFGATDMPGEKELKLLEPWRASLQPEVFGPMIKQPTTLPPDSLRANLREARDLLAQAGWHYRDGALRNAEGEPMSIEILDDQPGMDRVILPYTQALATLGINSHLREIDSALYQKRLDNFDYDMTTWLYSPVTIPGAELARRFGSAAASEVGSENYPGVRSQVVDALVKAVQAANTLDDLEAATRALDRVLMNEYYLVTEYYAPNARIAYKTSLGFPSVVPVSFEAQDWIVDYWYRKPQNALVAQTAQAAPH, via the coding sequence ATGGCCCTGGCAGTTGGCGTCGGCATGCTTGCGACGCCACTGGCGCACGCGGCTACGGCGCTCGCGCAGTACGACCAGCCGAAGTATGCTTCCGGCTTCACCCATTTCGAGTACGCGGACCCTGATGCGCCGTCGAACGGCGTCCTGAGCTTCGAAAACTACAATGAATTTCAAAGCTACGATTCGCTGAACCCCTTCCTTGTGCGAGGTGCCCCCGCGCCGGACATCCAGAATCTGATGTTCGACACGCTAATGCAACGCAGCTGGGATGAACTGGCCTCCGAATACCCGCTGATCGCCGATAACGTTGAGGTCGCGGCAGACCTCTCGTCTGCGACGTTCCATATCAATCCGGCTGCGCGCTTTTCGAACGGCGATCCGATAACCGCGGCCGACGTCAAATATTCGTTCGACACGCTCACGAGCCCTCAGGCTTCGCCGCTCTTCAATGCGCAGTTTTCGGTGATAAAAAACGCGGTCGTGATGAACCCTTCGACGATCCGGTTCGAGTTCCGTCGTGCGGAGCGCGATGCGCCGCTCATTGCAGGCGACTTGCCCATTTTCTCGCCGAAGTGGGGAATGAAACCCGACGGCACGCGTATTCCGTTCGACCAGCTTTCGAACGTACCACCCATCGCGAGCGGTGCCTATCTGATCGCCGAACGCAAGAACGACAAGCAGATTGCGTATCGCCGCAACCCTGCGTACTGGGCGGTCAACCTGCCCACGCGCCGCGGCATGTACCACTTCGAGCGCATCACGTTCAAGCTCTACCTCGACCTGTACACGCAGCTCGAAGCGTTCAAGGCCGGCGACGCCGATGTGCATGTGGAAGACAGCGCGACGCAGTGGGCACGCAAGTACGTGGGCAAGAACTTCCGTAACGGTATGCTGAAGCAGACCAATTTCCCGGACGGTCCGGCACAGATGCAGGGCATGCTTTTCAACCTGCGCAAGCCGATGTTTCAGGACGTGCGCGTACGCCATGCGCTTTCTCTCGCGTTCGACTACGACTGGATGAACCGCATGATGTTCTATGGTCAGTACCTGCGCCTGCACAGCTATTTCGAGGCGAGCCCTTTCGGTGCGACCGACATGCCGGGCGAGAAGGAGTTGAAGCTGCTCGAACCGTGGCGCGCGAGCCTGCAGCCGGAAGTGTTCGGGCCGATGATCAAGCAGCCTACGACGCTGCCGCCCGATTCGTTACGCGCCAATCTGCGCGAGGCGCGCGATCTGCTTGCGCAGGCCGGGTGGCATTATCGTGACGGCGCGCTGCGCAATGCCGAGGGCGAGCCCATGAGCATCGAAATCCTCGACGACCAGCCTGGCATGGATCGTGTGATCCTCCCTTATACGCAGGCACTGGCGACGCTGGGCATCAATTCGCATCTGCGCGAAATCGACAGTGCGCTGTACCAGAAGCGCCTGGACAACTTCGACTACGACATGACCACCTGGCTCTACAGCCCGGTGACGATTCCCGGCGCGGAGCTTGCACGTCGCTTTGGTAGCGCAGCTGCCTCGGAGGTGGGCTCGGAGAACTATCCGGGCGTGCGCTCGCAGGTCGTCGACGCGCTCGTGAAGGCAGTGCAGGCCGCGAACACGCTCGACGACCTCGAAGCGGCCACACGTGCTCTGGATCGTGTGCTGATGAACGAGTACTACCTCGTGACGGAGTACTACGCTCCCAACGCGCGCATCGCATACAAGACGTCGCTCGGCTTTCCGTCCGTCGTACCCGTATCGTTCGAGGCCCAGGACTGGATCGTCGACTACTGGTATCGCAAGCCGCAAAACGCGCTGGTCGCCCAGACCGCGCAAGCGGCTCCCCACTGA
- a CDS encoding microcin C ABC transporter permease YejB translates to MFAYIFRRLLLMVPTLIGVVTLTFVVTQFVPGGPVEQIMAQLRHGNARGGETGAGGGGYHGSQGVDPQQIEQIKKEFGFDKPPLTRYFMMLKNYATFDLGQSYYQHDSVWNVIRSKLPVSITLGLWTVLLTYVISVPLGIAKAVRNGSRFDTVTSVLVLSGYAVPGFVLGVLLLMLFGGGTFWQVFPMRGLTSDNFADLSLAGKVLDYLWHIVLPVTASVVGNFAIVTILTKNTFLEEIGRQYVLTARAKGAPERDVLWKHVLRNAAIPLVTGLPAAFVGAFLNGNLLIETLFSLDGMGQLSYDSVIRRDYPVVLGSLFLFTLIGLVTKLIADVCYVLVDPRIQFHRLDR, encoded by the coding sequence ATGTTCGCCTACATTTTTCGACGTCTATTGCTGATGGTGCCGACGCTGATCGGCGTCGTCACGCTCACGTTCGTCGTCACGCAGTTCGTGCCGGGTGGCCCGGTCGAGCAGATCATGGCGCAACTGCGCCATGGCAATGCGCGGGGCGGCGAGACCGGGGCAGGAGGTGGCGGCTATCACGGCAGCCAGGGCGTGGATCCGCAACAGATCGAGCAGATCAAGAAGGAGTTCGGCTTCGACAAGCCGCCGCTCACGCGCTACTTCATGATGCTCAAGAACTACGCCACGTTCGATCTGGGACAGTCGTACTACCAGCACGACAGCGTCTGGAACGTAATTCGGTCGAAGTTGCCGGTTTCCATCACGCTCGGCTTGTGGACGGTACTGCTAACTTACGTGATATCCGTGCCGCTCGGCATCGCCAAGGCCGTGCGCAACGGGTCGCGATTCGACACCGTCACAAGCGTACTCGTGCTCTCTGGCTATGCGGTACCGGGGTTCGTGCTCGGCGTGCTCCTACTGATGCTGTTCGGTGGTGGCACATTCTGGCAGGTGTTCCCCATGCGAGGTCTCACGTCCGACAACTTCGCGGACCTGAGCCTCGCGGGTAAGGTGCTCGACTACCTCTGGCACATCGTCCTGCCGGTTACGGCCTCTGTGGTCGGCAACTTCGCGATCGTCACGATCCTCACGAAGAATACCTTCCTCGAAGAGATCGGCCGTCAGTACGTGCTGACCGCGCGGGCAAAGGGCGCGCCCGAGCGCGACGTGCTGTGGAAGCACGTATTGCGCAACGCTGCCATTCCGCTCGTCACGGGCCTGCCCGCCGCATTCGTGGGCGCTTTTCTGAACGGCAACCTGCTGATCGAAACGCTGTTCTCATTGGACGGCATGGGCCAACTGTCTTACGACTCGGTTATCCGCCGCGATTACCCCGTCGTGCTTGGCTCGCTGTTCCTGTTCACGCTGATTGGCCTCGTAACCAAACTCATTGCTGACGTCTGCTATGTCCTCGTCGACCCCCGCATCCAGTTCCACCGCCTGGACCGCTGA
- a CDS encoding ExbD/TolR family protein, producing MAMSVGGEGGDDEVISSINTTPLVDVMLVLLIIFLITIPVVTHTVQLQLPKQTVAPLQTQPKSIEIAVNRDGDFFWYEQHVDAPTLLARLKTASVQTPQPEVHIRGDQETRYEAIGRVITSCERAGIAKVSFITEPPARGG from the coding sequence ATGGCCATGAGCGTTGGAGGCGAGGGCGGTGACGACGAGGTCATCTCGTCCATCAACACGACGCCGCTCGTCGATGTGATGCTGGTGTTGCTGATCATCTTCCTGATCACGATTCCGGTGGTGACGCATACGGTGCAGCTCCAGCTACCGAAGCAGACGGTGGCGCCGCTGCAGACGCAGCCGAAGAGCATCGAGATCGCAGTGAATCGCGATGGCGACTTCTTCTGGTACGAGCAACACGTCGATGCTCCGACGCTGCTGGCACGCCTGAAGACAGCGTCCGTCCAGACGCCGCAGCCGGAAGTGCATATCCGCGGCGACCAGGAGACGCGCTATGAGGCCATCGGGCGCGTGATCACATCGTGCGAGCGCGCGGGAATCGCGAAAGTGTCATTCATTACGGAGCCGCCAGCGCGCGGCGGATAA
- a CDS encoding energy transducer TonB produces MKVQVGAPVAGVRSGGPGRPREFGRKHQNPVRRYGGIGAVIVLHIALIYALVNGLANKVVQVIQHPIETKIIQPVAPPPPPPLPTVQLPPPKFAPPPPPFVPPPEVPVQAPPQQSIVHQAAPVVSAPVTAPPAPPAPAVQAKPVSHEVGVVCPNSDEIRSSIRYPKEAQDNGVTGDVLIEFVVDPQGHVTNERVAQSANDDSLDAAAFNAVKRFNCISQGQPVRVQVPFSFSLN; encoded by the coding sequence ATGAAAGTGCAAGTGGGAGCGCCAGTTGCAGGCGTGCGGTCGGGCGGACCAGGCCGCCCACGCGAATTCGGGCGTAAGCATCAGAATCCTGTGCGTCGCTACGGCGGAATTGGCGCGGTAATCGTTTTGCACATTGCGCTCATCTACGCGTTGGTCAATGGTCTTGCAAACAAGGTCGTGCAGGTGATCCAGCATCCGATCGAAACGAAGATCATCCAGCCCGTGGCACCCCCACCGCCACCGCCGCTGCCTACCGTGCAACTGCCGCCGCCGAAGTTCGCGCCGCCGCCGCCGCCGTTCGTGCCACCGCCGGAAGTACCGGTGCAGGCGCCACCGCAGCAATCGATCGTGCATCAGGCTGCGCCCGTGGTCAGCGCACCCGTCACCGCGCCGCCTGCGCCGCCCGCCCCCGCTGTACAGGCGAAGCCGGTAAGCCACGAAGTGGGCGTCGTGTGTCCAAACTCGGATGAGATCCGTTCGTCGATCCGCTATCCGAAGGAGGCACAGGACAACGGCGTGACTGGCGACGTGCTCATCGAATTCGTGGTGGATCCACAAGGACACGTTACGAATGAGCGAGTGGCGCAGTCGGCCAACGACGACAGTCTGGATGCGGCTGCATTCAACGCAGTGAAGAGGTTCAACTGCATATCGCAAGGCCAGCCGGTACGCGTGCAGGTTCCGTTCTCATTCAGTCTTAACTGA